Proteins encoded by one window of Arabidopsis thaliana chromosome 2, partial sequence:
- a CDS encoding sequence-specific DNA binding transcription factor (sequence-specific DNA binding transcription factors; BEST Arabidopsis thaliana protein match is: Basic-leucine zipper (bZIP) transcription factor family protein (TAIR:AT2G21230.1); Has 75 Blast hits to 75 proteins in 15 species: Archae - 0; Bacteria - 0; Metazoa - 0; Fungi - 0; Plants - 73; Viruses - 2; Other Eukaryotes - 0 (source: NCBI BLink).), whose protein sequence is MTISYPAKEFLQTIFKTPYLKNLYLSPTMSIYDTLIGSPATTLKRYLLKSDVAVMYTSPSTYVENEDSSFRFNQNCSPMPPWVLGTKSKTIINTLPPKKSHKRTNTDIIGIHSMTSQNSSGSSYFQLLDLLADLGELIYDDEAMKGFYYEFMNLDNKNAFNNDENLNNLMITFTNLGGASNANESGLKIGATTSGVKTKVDEDIEPLCRHYKCATMDSSFIHWITHWNLLDQVFSSNFVGEGEYYTDPNEVKRILENRDLDTRSKQGKSLYIVDLEGSVRIHVMVNTSLYGMIVLLEVRHITLAKKKNDVDDEREQENEDSS, encoded by the exons ATGACTATTAGTTATCCTGCAAAGGAGTTTCTCCAA ACAATCTTTAAAACCCCATATCTCAAGAACCTCTACCTCTCACCAACAATGTCCATATACGATACGCTTATCGGTTCTCCCGCTACTACCCTCAAACGTTATCTTTTAAAAAGCGATGTTGCGGTT ATGTACACTTCTCCATCAACTTATGTGGAGAATGAAGACTCTTCCTTTAGGTTTAACCAAAACTGTTCTCCAATGCCTCCTTGGGTTCTGGGCACTAAGTCTAAAACCATCATTAACACTCTACCGCCGAAAAAGTCTCATAAACGGACCAACACTGATATTATTGGGATCCATTCGATGACCTCTCAAAATTCTTCGGGATCAAGCTACTTTCAGCTATTAGATCTGTTG GCAGACCTAGGAGAGTtgatatatgatgatgaagccATGAAGGGGTTCTACTATGAGTTTATGAATTTGGATAACAAAAATGCTTTTAACAATGATGAGAATCTTAATAATTTGATGATAACTTTCACCAATTTGGGAGGTGCAAGCAATGCAAATGAGAGTGGGCTTAAGATTGGAGCGACTACTTCAGgtgtaaaaacaaaagtagacGAAGACATTGAACCTTTATGCAGACACTATAAGTGTGCTACAATGGATAGCAGTTTCATTCATTGGATAACACATTGGAATCTTCTGGATCAAGTTTTCTCTAGCAACTTTGTGGGGGAAGGCGAGTATTATACTGATCCTAACGAAGTCAAAAG AATCTTGGAAAACCGAGACTTAGATACACGTTCAAAGCAGGGAAAGTCGCTCTACATTGTTGATTTGGAAGGCAGTGTAAGGATTCATGTGATGGTTAATACTTCACTATATGGAATGATCGTACTTTTGGAGGTGAGACATATCACATTAGCAA aaaaaaagaatgatgttgatgatgaacgagaacaagaaaatgaagattcAAGTTGA
- a CDS encoding RNA binding (RRM/RBD/RNP motifs) family protein (RNA binding (RRM/RBD/RNP motifs) family protein; FUNCTIONS IN: RNA binding, nucleotide binding, nucleic acid binding; INVOLVED IN: biological_process unknown; LOCATED IN: cellular_component unknown; CONTAINS InterPro DOMAIN/s: RNA recognition motif, RNP-1 (InterPro:IPR000504), Nucleotide-binding, alpha-beta plait (InterPro:IPR012677); BEST Arabidopsis thaliana protein match is: RNA binding (RRM/RBD/RNP motifs) family protein (TAIR:AT3G12640.1); Has 1250 Blast hits to 1230 proteins in 225 species: Archae - 0; Bacteria - 16; Metazoa - 421; Fungi - 338; Plants - 301; Viruses - 0; Other Eukaryotes - 174 (source: NCBI BLink).) has product MTKAVDGLTFPMSRVSESASRLKTIISDMLPRFTDDYSDDLSEYVTVLVCNGKSQRQASEDLEAFLKEQSWKFVVCLWELLVKYFSQSNSASGPKTDVDFGSNDTLIKQGLSSRKYDDYDCKAADGTNSMNEQLISVTAPIDDIEAPVSPKVEKMKMSRQELIDSPCTRARRRKKENWNSSGYSRKVLRSVIVSATQQPCDRNPAKYEKSMNERSRTLKKRPYSPERELDSRFAPSGRAVSARYHDASLHQETEPHVSVWDRLGRASSECVLDTESRTLSKFGIQTRETKVHQQHGPVFPAAYSEQHSEIFQREVLAVGYRHRVPQFDKDRKPKSETITSTEPHIAYNLSRKRRYGMVSPNSGEFSYVPQYKQAEQDFEKPSLLSHQSTKQDIFSEIKNVKEKMQELELRIIQSKQLKKQKVEERKPSPQSGESQYQEDVSESRVIHVTNVYYAAKKEAISMFFSSKCGAVQNVIVVTDPVTRHPKGTAFVTFATKESVGKAVALSGTMFYSRPIKVRMHVIASGVVSAAPQIVTGS; this is encoded by the exons ATGACTAAAGCAGTAGATGGACTCACATTTCCGATGTCGAGAGTATCGGAGTCAGCTTCTCGACTTAAAACCATCATTTCCGATATGCTTCCTCGCTTTACTGACGATTACTCCGACGACCTCTCT GAGTATGTTACGGTGCTTGTTTGTAATGGAAAGAGTCAGAGACAGGCAAGCGAAGATTTGGAGGCATTTCTTAAGGAGCAATCTTGGAAATTTGTTGTCTG ctTGTGGGAGCTTCTAGTGAAGTACTTCTCTCAAAGTAATTCTGCTTCTGGACCTAAGACTGATGTTGACTTTGGCTCTAATGATACTCTAATCAAACAAGGTTTAAGCTCCAGAAagtatgatgattatgattGCAAAGCTGCCGATGGTACTAATTCGATGAAT GAACAGCTGATATCAGTTACTGCTCCCATAGATGACATTGAGGCTCCTGTATCAccaaaagttgaaaaaatgaagatgTCACGACAAGAGCTCATTGATAGCCCTTGTACAAGGGCACGgcgaagaaagaaagaaaattggaACTCGTCTGGTTACTCTAGAAAAGTACTGCGCTCTGTCATTGTTTCAGCCACTCAGCAACCATGTGATAGGAATCCTGCTAAATATGAAAAG TCTATGAATGAAAGGAGTAGAACCCTAAAGAAGCGCCCATACTCACCAGAAAGAGAATTGGATTCTCGGTTTGCTCCTTCAG GAAGAGCTGTGTCTGCAAGATACCATGATGCATCTCTACACCAAGAAACGGAGCCTCATGTTAGTGTTTGGGATCGTTTGGGCCGAGCAAGCTCCGAATGTGTTCTTGACACAGAAAGCCGTACATTGTCTAAGTTTGGTATCCAGACACGTGAAACAAAAGTGCATCAGCAGCATGGACCAGTATTTCCTGCAGCGTATAGTGAACAACATAGCGAGATATTTCAAAGAGAAGTTCTTGCAGTTGGTTACAGGCACAGAGTTCCCCAATTCGATAAAGATAGGAAACCCAAGAGTGAAACTATCACATCCACTGAACCGCATATTGCATATAACCTCAGCAGAAAGAGACGTTATGGCATGGTCAGCCCCAATTCAGGAGAGTTTAGCTATGTTCCCCAATATAAGCAAGCTGaacaagattttgaaaagCCAAGCCTGCTCTCCCATCAGTCAACAAAGCAAGATATTTTTTCA GAAATAAAGAACGTGAAAGAAAAGATGCAAGAACTAGAACTCCGAATTATTCAATCAAAGCagttgaagaaacagaaagttGAAGAACGCAAACCCTCACCACAATCTG GCGAATCACAGTATCAGGAAGATGTCTCAGAATCAAGAGTCATACATGTTACTAAC GTATACTATGCagcaaagaaagaagctaTATCAATGTTCTTCAGCAGCAAGTGTGGAGCTGTCCAAAATGTTATAGTTGTAACTGATCCAGTAACTCGCCATCCAAAGGG TACTGCTTTTGTGACTTTTGCTACAAAGGAGTCAGTTGGCAAAGCAGTAGCTCTGAGCGGCACAATGTTCTATTCAAGACCCATCAAG GTTCGCATGCACGTGATAGCTTCTGGAGTAGTGTCAGCAGCACCACAGATAGTTACTGGAAGTTAA
- a CDS encoding RNA binding (RRM/RBD/RNP motifs) family protein — protein sequence MNEQLISVTAPIDDIEAPVSPKVEKMKMSRQELIDSPCTRARRRKKENWNSSGYSRKVLRSVIVSATQQPCDRNPAKYEKSMNERSRTLKKRPYSPERELDSRFAPSGRAVSARYHDASLHQETEPHVSVWDRLGRASSECVLDTESRTLSKFGIQTRETKVHQQHGPVFPAAYSEQHSEIFQREVLAVGYRHRVPQFDKDRKPKSETITSTEPHIAYNLSRKRRYGMVSPNSGEFSYVPQYKQAEQDFEKPSLLSHQSTKQDIFSEIKNVKEKMQELELRIIQSKQLKKQKVEERKPSPQSGESQYQEDVSESRVIHVTNVYYAAKKEAISMFFSSKCGAVQNVIVVTDPVTRHPKGTAFVTFATKESVGKAVALSGTMFYSRPIKVRMHVIASGVVSAAPQIVTGS from the exons ATGAAT GAACAGCTGATATCAGTTACTGCTCCCATAGATGACATTGAGGCTCCTGTATCAccaaaagttgaaaaaatgaagatgTCACGACAAGAGCTCATTGATAGCCCTTGTACAAGGGCACGgcgaagaaagaaagaaaattggaACTCGTCTGGTTACTCTAGAAAAGTACTGCGCTCTGTCATTGTTTCAGCCACTCAGCAACCATGTGATAGGAATCCTGCTAAATATGAAAAG TCTATGAATGAAAGGAGTAGAACCCTAAAGAAGCGCCCATACTCACCAGAAAGAGAATTGGATTCTCGGTTTGCTCCTTCAG GAAGAGCTGTGTCTGCAAGATACCATGATGCATCTCTACACCAAGAAACGGAGCCTCATGTTAGTGTTTGGGATCGTTTGGGCCGAGCAAGCTCCGAATGTGTTCTTGACACAGAAAGCCGTACATTGTCTAAGTTTGGTATCCAGACACGTGAAACAAAAGTGCATCAGCAGCATGGACCAGTATTTCCTGCAGCGTATAGTGAACAACATAGCGAGATATTTCAAAGAGAAGTTCTTGCAGTTGGTTACAGGCACAGAGTTCCCCAATTCGATAAAGATAGGAAACCCAAGAGTGAAACTATCACATCCACTGAACCGCATATTGCATATAACCTCAGCAGAAAGAGACGTTATGGCATGGTCAGCCCCAATTCAGGAGAGTTTAGCTATGTTCCCCAATATAAGCAAGCTGaacaagattttgaaaagCCAAGCCTGCTCTCCCATCAGTCAACAAAGCAAGATATTTTTTCA GAAATAAAGAACGTGAAAGAAAAGATGCAAGAACTAGAACTCCGAATTATTCAATCAAAGCagttgaagaaacagaaagttGAAGAACGCAAACCCTCACCACAATCTG GCGAATCACAGTATCAGGAAGATGTCTCAGAATCAAGAGTCATACATGTTACTAAC GTATACTATGCagcaaagaaagaagctaTATCAATGTTCTTCAGCAGCAAGTGTGGAGCTGTCCAAAATGTTATAGTTGTAACTGATCCAGTAACTCGCCATCCAAAGGG TACTGCTTTTGTGACTTTTGCTACAAAGGAGTCAGTTGGCAAAGCAGTAGCTCTGAGCGGCACAATGTTCTATTCAAGACCCATCAAG GTTCGCATGCACGTGATAGCTTCTGGAGTAGTGTCAGCAGCACCACAGATAGTTACTGGAAGTTAA
- a CDS encoding Protein kinase superfamily protein (Protein kinase superfamily protein; FUNCTIONS IN: protein serine/threonine/tyrosine kinase activity, protein tyrosine kinase activity, kinase activity; INVOLVED IN: protein amino acid phosphorylation; LOCATED IN: plasma membrane; EXPRESSED IN: 24 plant structures; EXPRESSED DURING: 14 growth stages; CONTAINS InterPro DOMAIN/s: Protein kinase, catalytic domain (InterPro:IPR000719), Serine-threonine/tyrosine-protein kinase (InterPro:IPR001245), Serine/threonine protein kinase-like, ATMRK (InterPro:IPR015783), Protein kinase-like domain (InterPro:IPR011009), Serine/threonine-protein kinase, active site (InterPro:IPR008271); BEST Arabidopsis thaliana protein match is: Protein kinase superfamily protein (TAIR:AT4G31170.3); Has 132546 Blast hits to 130322 proteins in 4939 species: Archae - 142; Bacteria - 14767; Metazoa - 50018; Fungi - 12226; Plants - 34060; Viruses - 645; Other Eukaryotes - 20688 (source: NCBI BLink).), whose protein sequence is MLEGAKFNVLAVGNHHNNDNNYYAFTQEFYQKLNEGSNMSMESMQTSNAGGSVSMSVDNSSVGSSDALIGHPGLKPVRHYSLSVGQSVFRPGRVTHALNDDALAQALMDTRYPTEGLTNYDEWTIDLRKLNMGPAFAQGAFGKLYKGTYNGEDVAIKILERPENSPEKAQFMEQQFQQEVSMLANLKHPNIVRFIGACRKPMVWCIVTEYAKGGSVRQFLTRRQNRAVPLKLAVKQALDVARGMAYVHGRNFIHRDLKSDNLLISADKSIKIADFGVARIEVQTEGMTPETGTYRWMAPEMIQHRAYNQKVDVYSFGIVLWELITGLLPFQNMTAVQAAFAVVNRGVRPTVPNDCLPVLSDIMTRCWDANPEVRPCFVEVVKLLEAAETEIMTTARKARFRCCLSQPMTID, encoded by the exons ATGCTAGAAGGAGCAAAGTTCAACGTGCTTGCTGTTGGGAATCATCACAACAACGACAACAATTACTATGCTTTTACGCAAgagttttatcaaaaacttaatgAAGGTTCAAACATGTCCATGGAGAGTATGCAGACGAGTAACGCTGGAGGATCTGTCTCAATGTCTGTGGATAACAGTAGCGTTGGTTCCAGCGATGCTCTTATTGGCCACCCGGGTTTGAAGCCTGTACGCCATTACTCACTCTCGGTTGGTCAAAGCGTGTTTCGCCCGGGAAGAGTTACCCATGCGTTGAATGATGATGCTTTGGCTCAAGCACTGATGGATACCAGGTATCCAACTGAAGGGCTGACGAACTATGATGAGTGGACGATTGATCTGAGGAAACTCAACATGGGTCCTGCCTTTGCTCAAGGGGCTTTTGGTAAATTATACAAAGGGACATACAACGGTGAAGATGTAGCTATCAAAATACTTGAGCGGCCAGAGAACAGCCCAGAAAAGGCACAGTTCATGGAACAACAGTTTCAGCAAGAGGTGTCTATGCTTGCTAATTTGAAGCACCCAAACATTGTGAGGTTCATTGGTGCATGTCGCAAGCCAATGGTGTGGTGTATAGTGACTGAATACGCCAAAGGAGGTTCAGTGAGGCAGTTTTTGACTAGGAGACAGAACCGAGCCGTCCCTTTGAAGTTAGCTGTTAAACAGGCTTTGGATGTTGCTAGGGGTATGGCTTATGTCCATGGACGCAACTTCATACACAGAGATCTCAAGTCAGATAACCTTCTCATCTCAGCAGATAAGTCCATCAAGATTGCAGATTTTGGTGTTGCAAGAATTGAAGTTCAAACCGAAGGAATGACACCAGAAACTGGAACTTACAGATGGATGGCTCC AGAGATGATACAGCATAGAGCCTACAATCAAAAAGTGGATGTGTATAGTTTCGGGATTGTGCTGTGGGAGTTAATCACAGGACTCTTACCGTTCCAGAACATGACAGCTGTACAGGCAGCGTTTGCGGTTGTAAACAGAGGAGTGCGTCCAACAGTCCCAAACGATTGTCTCCCGGTGCTGAGTGACATTATGACTCGATGTTGGGATGCTAATCCAGAAGTCCGTCCATGTTTTGTGGAGGTTGTGAAGCTGCTTGAAGCTGCAGAAACAGAGATAATGACGACAGCGAGAAAAGCCCGTTTCAGATGTTGCTTGAGCCAGCCGATGACGATTGACTAA
- a CDS encoding kinase with adenine nucleotide alpha hydrolases-like domain-containing protein (Protein kinase protein with adenine nucleotide alpha hydrolases-like domain; FUNCTIONS IN: protein serine/threonine kinase activity, protein kinase activity, kinase activity, ATP binding; INVOLVED IN: protein amino acid phosphorylation, response to stress; LOCATED IN: cellular_component unknown; EXPRESSED IN: 6 plant structures; EXPRESSED DURING: L mature pollen stage, M germinated pollen stage, 4 anthesis, petal differentiation and expansion stage; CONTAINS InterPro DOMAIN/s: Rossmann-like alpha/beta/alpha sandwich fold (InterPro:IPR014729), UspA (InterPro:IPR006016), Protein kinase, catalytic domain (InterPro:IPR000719), Serine/threonine-protein kinase-like domain (InterPro:IPR017442), Protein kinase-like domain (InterPro:IPR011009), Serine/threonine-protein kinase, active site (InterPro:IPR008271); BEST Arabidopsis thaliana protein match is: Protein kinase protein with adenine nucleotide alpha hydrolases-like domain (TAIR:AT4G31230.1); Has 115907 Blast hits to 112870 proteins in 4808 species: Archae - 117; Bacteria - 15040; Metazoa - 41733; Fungi - 9339; Plants - 32152; Viruses - 245; Other Eukaryotes - 17281 (source: NCBI BLink).) yields MWMPKNNNVGVKEGGSSGVVAVAIDKDKSSQHALKWAVDNLLQRGQSVILVHVKLRPSPLNNSASLHASSAKLSQDSSLVCRDPEGISKEIFLPFRCFCTRKDIQCQDVLLEESDVAKALVEYVNQAAIEVLVVGSSSKGGFLRFNKPTDIPGSITKNAPDFCTVYIISKGKIQTMRSASRSAPMTAPLRSSVQPPSLKPPQPMPSTSANSLRADRRSFESNQRRSVEDQQRRSMEDQQRRSIDDQSESFRSPFTRRGNGRSYGDLTVPESDISFISSGRPSIDRIFPSLYDNNDPSRTPPRLSNFSDMDYSSSLDQSSNYGRRSVDMNSPTDFESERFSSASQSIDDVEAEMRRLKLELKQTMEMYSTACKEALTAKQKATELQRWKLEEERKLEEARNAEEAALAIAEKEKAKSKAAMEAAEAAQRIAELEAKKRVNAEMKALKESEEKTKALTALANSDVRYRKYSIEDIELATEFFAEKYKIGEGGYGPVYKCYLDHTPVAVKVLRPDAAQGRSQFQQEVEVLSCIRHPNMVLLLGACPECGCLVYEFMANGSLEDRLFRLGNSPPLSWQMRFRIAAEIGTGLLFLHQAKPEPLVHRDLKPGNILLDRNFVSKISDVGLARLVPPTVADTVTQYRMTSTAGTFCYIDPEYQQTGMLGVKSDIYSLGIMFLQLITAKPPMGLTHYVERALEKGTLVDLLDPVVSDWPMEDTEEFAKLALKCAELRRKDRPDLAKVILPELNRLRTLADESSHSVVVGNSPLPSPTGSQSSLKLEHMSGASISVPQ; encoded by the exons ATGTGGATGCCGAAAAACAATAACGTGGGAGTCAAGGAAGGAGGGTCTAGCGGAGTTGTAGCTGTTGCAATAGACAAAGACAAAAGCAGCCAACACGCTCTTAAATGGGCTGTTGATAATTTGTTGCAGCGAGGCCAATCCGTCATTCTTGTCCACGTCAAGCTTCGACCTTCTCCATTGAATAATAGCGCTTCTCTTCATGCTTCCTCTGCAA AGCTGAGCCAAGATTCTTCATTGGTATGCAGAGATCCAGAAGGCATTTCCAAAGAAATATTTCTTCCTTTCCGTTGCTTCTGCACACGCAAAGAC ATTCAATGCCAAGATGTGTTGCTTGAGGAGTCCGATGTTGCCAAAGCATTGGTCGAATACGTAAACCAAGCGGCCATTGAGGTTTTAGTAGTTGGTTCCTCCAGCAAAGGTGGTTTTCTCAG GTTCAACAAACCTACAGATATTCCAGGCAGCATAACAAAAAACGCTCCTGATTTCTGCACGGTTTATATCATTTCCAAAGGAAAGATTCAAACAATGAGATCAGCTTCTCGTTCTGCACCCATGACTGCTCCTCTACGCAGTTCAGTTCAACCACCTAGCTTAAAGCCTCCTCAACCTATGCCTTCTACTTCCGCTAACAGTCTGCGAG CCGATAGACGGTCTTTTGAGTCTAACCAACGAAGGTCTGTAGAAGATCAACAACGCAGGTCTATGGAGGATCAACAACGCAGGTCAATAGACGATCAATCAGAGTCCTTCAG ATCTCCTTTTACAAGAAGAGGCAATGGTAGATCATACGGAGATTTAACTGTTCCAGAATCAGACATATCCTTTATCAGTTCCGGAAGACCAAGCATTGACCGTATCTTCCCTTCTCTATATGACAACAATGATCCAAGCCGAACTCCTCCTAGGCTTTCAAATTTCTCAGACATGGACTATAGTTCTAGCCTTGATCAGTCTTCCAACTATGGAAGGAGATCAGTGGATATGAACTCACCCACTGATTTCGAGAGCGAAAGATTTTCATCCGCCTCTCAATCAATA GATGATGTAGAGGCTGAGATGAGGAGGCTTAAACTGGAGTTGAAGCAGACTATGGAAATGTATAGTACAGCTTGCAAAGAAGCACTCacagcaaaacaaaag GCGACTGAGCTTCAACGTTGGAagttagaagaagagagaaaactagAAGAAGCGAGAAATGCAGAGGAAGCAGCATTAGCCAttgcagagaaagagaaagcaaagtCAAAAGCAGCTATGGAGGCAGCTGAAGCAGCTCAAAGGATTGCTGAATTAGAGGCTAAGAAGAGAGTCAACGCGGAAATGAAAGCTTTAAAAGAGTcagaggagaaaacaaaggCTCTTACCGCTTTAGCAAACTCAGATGTCAGGTATAGGAAGTACTCCATTGAAGATATTGAGCTTGCAACAGAGTTTTTCGCTGAGAAATATAAGATTGGAGAAGGTGGTTATGGACCTGTCTACAAATGTTATCTTGATCATACACCAGTGGCTGTTAAAGTTCTTCGTCCCGATGCAGCTCAAGGAAGATCGCAATTTCAACAAGAG GTCGAGGTATTGAGCTGCATTAGGCATCCGAACATGGTTCTACTTCTTGGGGCTTGTCCGGAATGCGGATGTTTAGTCTACGAGTTCATGGCTAATGGGAGCTTAGAAGATCGTCTTTTCAGACTAGGAAACAGTCCACCTCTCTCGTGGCAGATGAGATTTAGAATCGCTGCAGAGATAGGCACTGGATTGTTGTTCTTGCACCAAGCTAAACCTGAGCCTCTTGTTCACCGTGATCTCAAACCAGGAAACATCTTGCTAGACCGTAACTTCGTCAGCAAGATATCTGATGTTGGTTTAGCTAGATTGGTCCCTCCAACAGTTGCAGACACAGTGACACAATACCGCATGACTTCAACCGCTGGCACATTCTGTTATATCGACCCAGAGTATCAACAAACAGGAATGTTGGGTGTGAAATCAGACATTTACTCACTTGGAATTATGTTTCTACAGTTGATAACAGCAAAACCACCAATGGGTCTAACTCATTATGTCGAGAGAGCACTAGAGAAAGGAACTTTGGTTGATTTACTCGATCCAGTTGTTTCTGATTGGCCAATGGAAGACACTGAAGAGTTTGCTAAATTAGCTCTTAAATGTGCAGAGCTAAGGAGAAAAGATAGACCTGATCTTGCTAAAGTTATTTTGCCTGAGCTAAATAGATTAAGAACACTTGCTGATGAATCATCACATTCTGTAGTAGTCGGCAATAGCCCTCTACCATCTCCAACTGGTAGCCAAAGTTCTTTGAAACTG GAACATATGAGTGGTGCTTCTATCTCAGTGCCTCagtaa
- a CDS encoding AIG2-like (avirulence induced gene) family protein (AIG2-like (avirulence induced gene) family protein; FUNCTIONS IN: molecular_function unknown; INVOLVED IN: biological_process unknown; EXPRESSED IN: 11 plant structures; EXPRESSED DURING: 7 growth stages; CONTAINS InterPro DOMAIN/s: Butirosin biosynthesis, BtrG-like (InterPro:IPR013024), AIG2-like (InterPro:IPR009288); BEST Arabidopsis thaliana protein match is: AIG2-like (avirulence induced gene) family protein (TAIR:AT4G31310.1).) has translation MSGTVTMHSVFVYGSLMADDVVRLLLNRIPQTASATLPDFHRFSIKGRVYPAIIPAKSDKVSGKVLFGITDDELNVLDEFEDVEYERENVQDSSDEKLQTKTYVWAKKDDPDLYGTWDFEEWKQLHMEGFLKMTKEFAEELNLPKSEI, from the exons atgagtggTACAGTGACAATGCACAGTGTCTTCGTCTACGGCAGTCTCATGGCGGACGACGTCGTTCGTCTCCTCCTCAACCGTATCCCTCAAACCGCTTCCGCAACCCTCCCTGATTT CCATAGATTCAGCATCAAAGGTCGTGTTTATCCGGCGATTATACCAGCTAAGTCTGATAAAGTCTCTGGAAAG GTGTTATTTGGAATCACAGATGATGAACTTAATGTTTTAGATGAGTTTGAGGATGTTGAGTATGAAAGAGAGAATGTTCAA GATAGTTCAGACGAGAAActgcaaacaaaaacctaCGTTTGGGCCAAGAAAGATGATCCTGACCTATACGGGACATGGGATTTCGAG GAATGGAAGCAACTTCACATGGAAGGTTTCTTGAAGATGACTAAAGAATTTGCTGAAGAGTTGAATTTACCGAAATCCGAGATATGA